The Dendropsophus ebraccatus isolate aDenEbr1 chromosome 10, aDenEbr1.pat, whole genome shotgun sequence genome has a segment encoding these proteins:
- the LOC138765872 gene encoding guanine nucleotide-binding protein G(I)/G(S)/G(O) subunit gamma-8-like isoform X4 yields MSNNLAKIAEARKDVEQLKMEVNIERMKVSVVVSDILSFCQSHSLSDPLVSPLPSAENPFRDKRLGCAVL; encoded by the exons ATGTCAAACAATTTGGCCAAAATCGCTGAAGCTCGAAAAGACGTGGAGCAGCTAAAGATGGAGGTGAACATAGAGCGGATGAAG GTGTCGGTGGTGGTGTCGGACATCCTCTCGTTCTGTCAGTCTCACTCCCTCTCGGATCCGCTGGTCTCTCCGCTTCCGTCTGCTGAGAATCCTTTCCGTGATAAGCGGCTGGGCTGCGCTGTGCTGTGA